A single window of Candidatus Methylomirabilota bacterium DNA harbors:
- a CDS encoding Gfo/Idh/MocA family oxidoreductase — MKVLLIGLGRWGEKHLRVLGELGCEVWVADVSAERRAFAVKTGVPEARTVADFRAALPHVDAVDLVTPADYHLVLASECLHAGKDCFVEKPLTLTAAEGRELAHVVRSTRRVLQVGHIFRFHPVTTFMRERIRSGSVGPVRYCTGRFAGFKRPRTDVGVTQTDGIHYFDLFAHLLDREPTAVTATLRDFLGRGMDDLGFCAVEYGPVPTFVEAGYFAPGTYRDCVIVGEQETLAGDFGTAEVKVLANRHTRQGSAWNAPEGAAETHKATGPEPLSHELKLFLDACAYRTAPAVDVEAGLLALRVVEAAHQSSKLGRRVLLSELS, encoded by the coding sequence GTGAAGGTGTTGCTGATCGGGCTGGGGCGCTGGGGCGAGAAGCACCTGCGTGTGCTGGGCGAGCTGGGCTGCGAGGTGTGGGTCGCCGACGTGTCGGCGGAGCGCCGGGCTTTCGCCGTCAAGACGGGCGTGCCCGAAGCGCGCACGGTCGCCGATTTCCGCGCCGCGCTGCCCCACGTGGACGCGGTCGACCTCGTGACGCCCGCCGACTACCACCTGGTGCTCGCGAGCGAGTGCCTGCACGCCGGCAAGGACTGCTTCGTCGAGAAGCCGCTGACGCTGACCGCCGCCGAAGGCCGCGAGCTCGCTCACGTCGTCCGCTCCACCCGGCGCGTGCTCCAGGTCGGCCACATCTTCCGCTTCCATCCCGTGACGACCTTCATGCGCGAGCGGATTCGGAGCGGCTCGGTGGGGCCCGTGCGCTACTGCACGGGGCGCTTCGCGGGCTTCAAGCGCCCGCGCACGGACGTGGGCGTGACGCAGACGGACGGGATCCACTACTTCGATCTGTTCGCCCATCTGCTCGACCGCGAGCCGACGGCGGTCACGGCCACATTGCGAGATTTCCTCGGCCGCGGAATGGACGATCTCGGCTTCTGTGCCGTGGAGTACGGCCCAGTGCCCACCTTCGTGGAAGCCGGCTACTTCGCGCCCGGTACCTACCGCGACTGCGTGATCGTGGGCGAGCAAGAGACGCTGGCAGGCGACTTCGGCACAGCCGAGGTCAAGGTCCTCGCCAACCGCCACACCAGGCAGGGCAGTGCCTGGAACGCCCCCGAGGGCGCGGCCGAGACCCACAAGGCCACGGGCCCCGAGCCCTTGAGCCACGAGCTCAAGCTCTTCCTCGACGCCTGCGCCTACAGAACGGCGCCCGCGGTGGACGTGGAGGCGGGACTGCTCGCCCTGAGAGTCGTGGAGGCCGCGCACCAGTCGTCGAAGCTGGGGCGGCGGGTCCTCTTGTCCGAGTTGAGCTAG
- a CDS encoding ClbS/DfsB family four-helix bundle protein: MGAKRELFEKTEQEYDGLKAAIKGLDEAQMSQVWLGSWGVREILAHVTGWHREMIPALERLGRGEAPYPDGAYDDFDSWNARFVEARKGRPSADLLREVDASHRELLSAASRLPDEHFGEGKSASGLVDGVAAGHYREHAEQIRQWRQR, translated from the coding sequence ATGGGAGCCAAGCGGGAGCTATTCGAAAAGACCGAGCAGGAGTACGACGGGCTCAAGGCGGCCATCAAGGGCCTCGACGAAGCCCAGATGAGCCAGGTCTGGCTGGGGAGCTGGGGCGTGCGCGAGATCCTCGCCCACGTCACAGGCTGGCATCGGGAAATGATCCCGGCGCTGGAGCGGCTGGGTCGGGGGGAGGCGCCATATCCGGACGGCGCCTACGATGATTTTGACAGCTGGAATGCCCGGTTCGTGGAAGCCCGTAAGGGTCGGCCGTCGGCGGACCTCCTCCGAGAGGTGGACGCCTCCCATCGCGAGCTGCTGAGCGCCGCCTCCCGGCTGCCCGACGAGCACTTCGGTGAGGGCAAGTCGGCTTCGGGGCTGGTGGATGGCGTCGCGGCGGGTCACTACCGCGAGCACGCCGAGCAGATCCGCCAGTGGCGCCAGCGCTGA
- a CDS encoding crosslink repair DNA glycosylase YcaQ family protein, translating to MPRRPVPLRAVSALFLKRQHLSAPRAAPLTAKRLGRFVEDVGGIQLDSINVLDRAHYLTVWSRFGPYDRARLDRLVYRRRLLFEYWAHAACLVPTSALPWWHRAMLDYRVRHTGWSDLLRRNPKMLGDVKAAVAAKGPLGNADFEGRRPSGRGGWWSWRPAQHALHYLWMTGALTIHSRRHFTKRFDLFERAIPAVRECETVSLEEFQRWHVERSLHAMGATTEPDLTGYLTFPRFRPGARRKALRAMIERGEVAEIEVEGSRHRWFALTRDLPTLARAGRAPSASQGTTLLSPFDSLLWYRDRVKRLFGLDYRIEVYTPGHKRVHGYYTLPILHQGNLIGRVDAKAHRLERRLEVRHAHFEPWLAKAGTPPGGGEPVDQGEAIAGLAEALLSLGAFVGGDEIALRRVTPHRLRAPLARALCTARQPTTPI from the coding sequence ATGCCCCGCCGGCCCGTTCCGCTGCGCGCAGTCAGCGCGCTGTTCCTGAAGCGCCAGCACCTCTCCGCACCGCGCGCGGCCCCGCTGACAGCAAAGCGCCTCGGCCGCTTCGTCGAGGACGTGGGCGGGATCCAGCTGGACTCGATCAACGTCCTGGACCGCGCGCATTACCTCACGGTGTGGAGCCGGTTCGGCCCGTACGACCGCGCGCGGCTCGACCGGCTCGTCTACCGCCGCCGGCTCCTGTTCGAGTACTGGGCGCACGCCGCCTGCCTGGTGCCGACCTCCGCCTTGCCGTGGTGGCATCGCGCCATGCTCGACTATCGCGTCCGCCACACCGGCTGGTCGGACCTGCTCCGTCGGAACCCGAAGATGCTGGGGGATGTGAAAGCGGCGGTCGCAGCCAAGGGACCGCTGGGCAACGCGGACTTCGAGGGGCGTCGCCCGAGTGGCCGCGGTGGGTGGTGGAGCTGGAGGCCCGCCCAGCACGCGCTGCATTACCTGTGGATGACCGGTGCGCTCACGATCCACTCGCGGCGTCACTTCACCAAGCGCTTCGACCTTTTCGAGCGCGCGATCCCGGCCGTGCGCGAGTGCGAGACGGTCTCGCTCGAGGAGTTTCAGCGTTGGCACGTCGAGCGCTCGCTGCACGCCATGGGGGCCACGACCGAGCCGGACTTGACCGGCTATCTGACGTTCCCCCGCTTCCGACCCGGCGCGCGCCGGAAGGCGCTACGCGCCATGATCGAGCGGGGCGAGGTCGCTGAAATCGAAGTCGAGGGGTCGCGACATCGCTGGTTCGCGCTCACGCGTGACTTACCCACGCTGGCTCGCGCGGGCCGGGCGCCGTCAGCGTCGCAAGGGACCACGTTGCTCTCGCCGTTCGACTCCCTCCTCTGGTACCGCGACCGAGTGAAGCGCCTCTTCGGCCTCGACTACCGTATCGAGGTCTACACCCCGGGCCACAAGCGCGTGCACGGTTACTACACGCTGCCGATCCTCCATCAGGGCAATCTCATCGGCCGCGTCGACGCAAAGGCCCATCGCCTCGAACGGCGACTCGAGGTGCGCCACGCGCACTTCGAGCCGTGGCTCGCGAAGGCGGGCACGCCGCCGGGCGGAGGCGAACCGGTGGATCAGGGCGAGGCCATCGCGGGCCTCGCCGAGGCGCTCCTCTCCCTCGGCGCGTTCGTAGGCGGCGACGAGATCGCTCTGCGACGCGTGACGCCGCATCGTCTGCGGGCGCCGCTGGCGCGGGCGCTATGCACCGCCAGGCAGCCAACTACGCCGATCTAA
- the smpB gene encoding SsrA-binding protein SmpB, which yields MTADKVISTNRKAYHDYEVLETYEAGIVLRGTEVKSLRESQVNFKDCYAAVDNGEAWLIGCYIAPYHHGTDANHDPERRRKLLLHKKEIGRLLGKVAERGLTLIPLRLYFKGGRAKCELGLARGKKLHDKRASLREREAKREMAKEARARQRA from the coding sequence ATGACCGCTGACAAGGTCATCAGCACGAACCGCAAGGCGTACCACGACTACGAGGTCCTCGAGACCTACGAGGCCGGCATTGTGCTGCGCGGGACCGAGGTGAAGTCGCTCCGCGAGTCCCAGGTCAACTTCAAGGACTGTTACGCCGCCGTCGACAACGGCGAAGCATGGCTGATCGGCTGCTACATCGCGCCGTACCACCACGGCACCGACGCCAACCACGACCCGGAGCGGCGGCGCAAGCTCCTGCTGCACAAGAAGGAGATCGGGCGGCTTCTGGGGAAGGTCGCCGAGCGCGGGTTGACCCTGATCCCGCTTCGTCTATACTTCAAGGGTGGGCGCGCCAAGTGCGAGTTGGGCCTGGCGCGCGGCAAGAAGCTCCATGACAAGCGCGCGAGCCTACGCGAGCGCGAGGCGAAGCGCGAGATGGCGAAAGAAGCACGGGCGCGGCAGCGTGCCTGA
- a CDS encoding N-acetylmuramoyl-L-alanine amidase has protein sequence MRPIFVRFLASFMLCCAALAGMSPAEAASARPAAVEIKGPKGALGQLPLQVMDDGGSYVAAERLAGLLKGSWAVKGKTGTLTVAKRSAMFSRDQSRLTLQGQALVLEGAPRVTAKGWLIPADFLDKGLGRLVPGVSAARPALAAAKPPVTRVDSSVAFEELRYRSYPSFTRIVVEAAAGLSYLTAAGRTEIRVRLSGLNVPGVHLEEIGDGLVKEARLEAAGPDGLLNIVLEGPAAEVKTASLQDPFRVVVDIYRAKESVGTEGPRTNNGGAPPLKLIVLDAGHGGHDPGARGPNGVREKDVVLDVTRRAARMIEDGLGIKVVLTRSTDVFVPLRERTNFANKQRAALFVSVHANAHPRSVSEGVETYFLSSEATDNEARQIAAIENDVVQLENPQSRQKTDLLKSILWDMAQSEFQQESSFLAETVQDSMTQSLRLTNRGVKQAGFYVLGGAAMPAILIEIGFLTNPKEEKKLSSPEHREAIARAIYASLAEYKRRYDQRVRTVQTQPLRSEASR, from the coding sequence ATGCGTCCCATCTTCGTGCGATTCCTGGCCTCGTTCATGCTCTGCTGTGCCGCCCTGGCGGGGATGTCTCCCGCCGAGGCCGCCTCCGCTCGCCCGGCCGCCGTCGAGATCAAGGGACCCAAGGGCGCTCTCGGCCAGCTGCCCCTCCAGGTGATGGACGACGGCGGCTCTTACGTCGCCGCCGAGCGTCTGGCCGGTCTTCTCAAGGGCTCCTGGGCCGTCAAGGGCAAGACGGGCACGCTGACGGTCGCCAAGCGGAGCGCCATGTTCAGCCGCGACCAGTCGCGGCTGACCCTCCAGGGCCAGGCTCTCGTCCTCGAGGGAGCCCCGCGCGTCACCGCCAAGGGCTGGCTCATCCCGGCGGACTTCCTCGACAAAGGGCTGGGCCGACTGGTTCCGGGCGTGAGCGCCGCGCGGCCCGCCCTGGCGGCAGCGAAGCCGCCCGTCACGCGCGTGGATTCAAGCGTGGCCTTCGAGGAGCTGCGCTACCGCTCGTACCCCTCCTTCACCCGGATCGTTGTCGAAGCGGCCGCCGGGCTCTCTTACCTCACTGCGGCCGGCCGCACCGAGATCCGCGTGAGGCTGAGCGGGCTCAACGTGCCGGGCGTCCATCTCGAGGAGATCGGCGACGGGCTCGTCAAGGAGGCGCGTCTCGAGGCGGCCGGGCCCGACGGCCTGCTCAACATCGTCCTCGAGGGCCCCGCCGCCGAAGTCAAGACCGCCTCGCTCCAGGATCCCTTCCGCGTGGTCGTGGACATCTACCGCGCGAAAGAGAGCGTGGGCACTGAAGGCCCGCGGACCAACAACGGCGGCGCGCCGCCGCTCAAGCTGATCGTGCTCGACGCGGGCCACGGCGGCCACGACCCCGGCGCCAGGGGACCCAACGGCGTCCGGGAAAAGGACGTGGTCCTCGATGTGACCCGGCGCGCCGCGCGCATGATCGAAGACGGCCTCGGCATCAAGGTGGTCCTGACGCGCAGCACGGACGTCTTCGTGCCGCTCCGCGAGCGGACCAACTTCGCCAACAAGCAGCGCGCCGCCCTCTTCGTCTCCGTCCACGCCAACGCGCACCCGCGATCCGTCTCCGAGGGCGTCGAGACCTACTTCCTCTCCTCCGAGGCGACGGACAACGAGGCCAGGCAGATCGCCGCCATCGAGAACGACGTCGTCCAGCTCGAGAATCCCCAGTCGCGCCAGAAGACGGATCTCCTCAAGAGCATCCTCTGGGACATGGCCCAGTCCGAGTTCCAGCAGGAGTCGAGCTTCCTCGCCGAGACCGTCCAGGACTCGATGACCCAGTCGCTCCGCCTCACCAACCGCGGCGTCAAGCAGGCGGGCTTCTACGTGCTGGGCGGCGCCGCCATGCCGGCCATCCTGATCGAGATCGGCTTCCTGACGAACCCGAAGGAGGAGAAGAAACTCTCTTCCCCCGAGCACCGGGAAGCGATCGCCCGCGCCATCTACGCGAGCCTCGCCGAGTACAAGCGCCGCTACGACCAGCGCGTGCGTACGGTTCAAACACAACCGCTCAGGAGCGAGGCCTCTAGATGA
- the rph gene encoding ribonuclease PH, with product MTVRHDGRASDQLRLVRITRDYLRHPEGSVLVEFGDTKVICTASIEEKVPPFLKGQGKGWVTAEYGMLPRSTNTRMNRERNGPSGRSQEIQRLVGRSLRAVVEMAKLGERTVWVDCDVIQADGGTRTAAITGSFIAMADAIGTVVKAGALPSTPVRDCVAAISVGIVGGAPALDLNYVEDSTAEVDMNVVMTGAGAFVEVQGTAEQTPFGRDSLAAMLALAEQGIGRLIALQRRAVEARGEAAFVL from the coding sequence ATGACCGTCAGGCACGACGGCCGGGCCTCGGACCAGCTGCGCCTCGTCCGGATCACCCGCGACTACCTGCGCCACCCCGAGGGTTCGGTCCTCGTCGAGTTCGGAGACACCAAGGTTATCTGCACGGCGTCCATCGAGGAAAAGGTGCCGCCCTTCCTCAAGGGACAGGGCAAGGGCTGGGTGACCGCGGAGTACGGCATGCTGCCGCGCTCGACCAACACGCGCATGAATCGCGAGCGGAACGGGCCCTCCGGGCGATCGCAGGAGATCCAGCGGCTCGTGGGCCGCTCGCTCCGCGCCGTGGTCGAGATGGCGAAGCTGGGCGAGCGCACCGTCTGGGTCGACTGCGACGTGATCCAGGCCGACGGCGGCACGCGCACGGCCGCGATCACCGGCAGCTTCATCGCCATGGCGGACGCCATCGGCACCGTTGTCAAGGCCGGGGCGCTGCCGAGCACGCCCGTGCGGGACTGCGTCGCCGCGATCAGCGTCGGCATCGTCGGGGGCGCGCCCGCGCTCGACCTGAACTACGTCGAGGATTCGACCGCCGAGGTGGACATGAACGTGGTCATGACTGGCGCCGGCGCATTCGTGGAGGTGCAGGGGACGGCCGAGCAGACGCCGTTCGGCCGGGACAGCCTGGCCGCCATGCTGGCGCTGGCAGAGCAGGGCATCGGGCGCCTGATCGCCCTCCAGCGCCGCGCCGTCGAGGCGCGAGGCGAGGCGGCCTTCGTCCTCTGA
- the rdgB gene encoding RdgB/HAM1 family non-canonical purine NTP pyrophosphatase, whose product MLATANRAKAREMAALLSGIPFRILNLADCPGVTLPPEGESSYAENALAKARAVAFATGEMSLADDSGIEVDALGGGPGVLSARYGGLGLSDPERCELMLREMAAVPRERRTARFRCLIAIVCPRRRREMTFEGVVEGALLEAPRGDGGFGYDPLFFYPPLGRGFAELAADEKNRVSHRAQACQQARAWLLSEP is encoded by the coding sequence GTGCTGGCCACGGCCAACCGCGCCAAGGCGCGCGAGATGGCCGCGCTCCTCTCGGGCATCCCCTTCCGCATCCTGAATCTCGCGGACTGTCCCGGCGTCACCCTGCCTCCCGAGGGCGAATCATCCTACGCGGAGAACGCCCTCGCAAAGGCGCGTGCCGTCGCCTTCGCGACCGGCGAGATGTCCCTGGCGGACGACTCGGGAATCGAGGTGGATGCCCTCGGCGGCGGCCCCGGTGTGCTCTCGGCTCGCTATGGGGGCCTGGGCTTGAGCGATCCCGAACGCTGCGAGCTGATGCTCAGGGAGATGGCGGCAGTCCCGCGCGAGCGGCGGACCGCGCGCTTTCGCTGCCTCATCGCCATCGTCTGCCCGCGCCGCCGCCGCGAGATGACCTTCGAAGGCGTGGTCGAAGGCGCCCTGCTGGAGGCGCCGCGCGGCGACGGCGGCTTCGGTTACGACCCGCTCTTCTTCTACCCACCGCTCGGGCGCGGCTTTGCCGAGCTCGCGGCCGATGAGAAGAACCGCGTCAGCCATCGCGCGCAGGCATGTCAGCAAGCCCGCGCCTGGCTGCTTTCCGAGCCTTGA
- a CDS encoding carbonic anhydrase, whose amino-acid sequence MMERDAGLSRRDLLRLAAVAAGLVVVRGPAAQAASPGPGGPPADEVLQRLLEGNQRFVKGETTSLRRSPGDFRPLAEGQRPMAVIVGCADSRVSPELLFDQGIGDLFVVRVAGNVVSGAGPPVKGSIEYGVAELGVSLIMVLGHGECGAVKAAIKHMDDKEPLPGAIGPLINSIRPAVLKAKGRPGTLLDNAIRANVEIGVAVLRSLQPIVAPAVKRGRVKVVGAVYDLRTGSVTLTV is encoded by the coding sequence ATGATGGAGCGGGATGCGGGCCTGTCCCGGCGGGATCTACTGCGCCTGGCCGCCGTCGCGGCCGGCCTCGTGGTGGTGCGGGGTCCGGCGGCGCAGGCCGCGTCGCCGGGTCCTGGCGGTCCGCCCGCGGACGAGGTGCTCCAGCGGCTCCTCGAGGGCAATCAGCGGTTCGTGAAGGGGGAGACGACGAGCCTGCGCCGCAGCCCCGGCGACTTCCGGCCGCTCGCCGAGGGGCAGCGGCCCATGGCCGTCATCGTCGGCTGCGCGGATTCGCGCGTGTCGCCCGAGCTTCTCTTCGACCAAGGCATCGGCGATCTCTTCGTGGTCCGCGTGGCCGGCAACGTCGTCAGCGGGGCGGGCCCGCCGGTGAAGGGCAGCATCGAGTACGGCGTGGCCGAGTTGGGCGTGTCGCTTATCATGGTGCTGGGTCACGGCGAGTGTGGGGCGGTCAAGGCCGCTATCAAGCACATGGACGACAAGGAGCCCCTGCCCGGCGCCATCGGCCCGCTGATCAACAGTATCCGCCCCGCCGTGTTGAAGGCCAAGGGACGCCCGGGGACCCTGCTCGACAATGCGATACGCGCCAACGTCGAGATCGGCGTGGCAGTGCTCCGAAGCCTTCAGCCCATCGTGGCTCCGGCGGTGAAGCGCGGCCGGGTCAAGGTCGTCGGAGCCGTGTACGACCTGCGCACGGGCAGCGTTACGCTGACCGTGTGA
- a CDS encoding glucose-1-phosphate thymidylyltransferase, whose amino-acid sequence MKGLILSGGRGTRLRPITFTSAKQLIPVANKPILFYGIEALAASGIREIGIVVGETHQEIRDAVGDGSRFGVRVTYIQQDAPLGLAHAVLVSEPFLGSDSFCMYLGDNLIREKLEPLVTRFRDEKPQSQILLARVPDPTQFGVAELRDGKVVRLIEKPKVPPSDLALVGVYMFDATIFQAVNAIKPSARGELEITDAIQWLIDQGHVVRPHVIEGWWKDTGKLEDMLEANRIILDTLLPRTDGVVEDSDIAGKVVVEAGARVVKSTVRGPAIIGKGAVIESAYIGPFTSIGDGVVVRGSEVEHSIVLEGSSISDIGGRIESSLIGRNVSIHRSARKPRSFNFMLGDRSEVGLV is encoded by the coding sequence ATGAAAGGGTTAATCCTCTCCGGCGGGCGCGGGACGCGACTCCGCCCCATCACCTTTACCTCGGCCAAGCAGCTGATCCCGGTGGCCAACAAGCCTATCCTCTTCTATGGGATCGAGGCGCTGGCGGCCTCCGGCATCCGCGAGATCGGCATCGTGGTCGGCGAGACACACCAGGAGATCCGTGACGCCGTCGGCGACGGCTCGCGCTTCGGCGTCAGGGTCACCTATATCCAGCAAGATGCTCCGCTTGGGCTTGCTCACGCCGTGCTGGTATCGGAGCCCTTCCTCGGGTCCGATTCCTTTTGCATGTACCTCGGCGATAACTTAATCCGCGAGAAGCTCGAGCCGCTCGTCACGCGCTTCCGCGACGAGAAGCCGCAGAGCCAGATCCTGCTGGCCCGCGTGCCCGATCCGACCCAGTTCGGCGTGGCCGAGCTCCGGGACGGCAAGGTGGTGCGGCTCATCGAGAAGCCCAAGGTCCCGCCGTCCGACCTGGCGCTGGTCGGTGTCTACATGTTCGACGCGACGATCTTCCAGGCCGTCAACGCCATCAAGCCTTCGGCGCGCGGCGAGCTCGAGATCACCGACGCGATCCAGTGGCTCATCGACCAGGGGCACGTCGTCCGGCCGCACGTCATTGAAGGCTGGTGGAAGGACACGGGCAAGCTCGAGGACATGCTCGAGGCCAACCGCATCATCCTCGACACGCTCCTGCCGAGGACGGACGGCGTCGTCGAGGACTCCGACATCGCGGGCAAGGTCGTGGTCGAGGCCGGCGCGCGGGTGGTCAAGAGCACGGTGCGGGGGCCGGCGATCATCGGCAAGGGCGCGGTGATCGAGAGCGCCTACATCGGGCCCTTCACCTCCATCGGCGACGGCGTCGTGGTGCGGGGCAGCGAGGTCGAGCACTCCATCGTGCTCGAGGGCTCCAGCATCTCGGACATCGGCGGCCGCATCGAGTCGAGCCTCATCGGGCGCAACGTGTCCATCCACAGGAGCGCGCGCAAGCCGAGGTCGTTCAACTTCATGCTGGGCGACCGCAGCGAGGTTGGGCTCGTCTGA
- a CDS encoding dTDP-4-dehydrorhamnose 3,5-epimerase family protein — MRLNDDAQRAYSVQDYAAQPAIQGVELVDLKRFADDGGNFTELGRLGAGIHAGLPGFEVKQINYSELEPGAIKAFHIHRGQTDVWFVPPADKMLLVLLDVRAGSPTSSVARRLVLGDGASRLVRIPPGVAHGVRNLAATRGRIIYFVDVQFQAAPAECEEGRLPWDFAGAGVWDVVRG, encoded by the coding sequence ATGCGCCTCAACGACGACGCCCAGCGCGCCTACTCGGTGCAGGACTACGCCGCGCAGCCGGCCATCCAGGGCGTGGAGCTCGTCGACCTCAAGCGCTTCGCGGACGACGGCGGGAACTTCACGGAGCTCGGGCGTCTCGGCGCCGGCATCCACGCCGGGCTTCCGGGCTTCGAGGTCAAGCAGATCAACTACAGCGAGCTGGAGCCCGGCGCGATCAAGGCCTTCCATATCCACCGGGGTCAGACGGACGTCTGGTTCGTCCCGCCCGCCGACAAGATGCTCCTGGTGCTGCTCGACGTCCGCGCGGGCTCGCCGACTTCGAGCGTCGCGCGCCGGCTGGTGCTGGGCGACGGCGCCTCACGCCTCGTACGCATTCCGCCTGGCGTGGCGCACGGCGTGAGGAATCTCGCCGCGACGCGGGGGCGGATCATCTATTTCGTCGACGTCCAGTTCCAGGCGGCCCCGGCCGAGTGCGAGGAGGGGCGGCTGCCCTGGGACTTCGCCGGCGCCGGCGTCTGGGACGTCGTGCGGGGATAG